Proteins co-encoded in one Papaver somniferum cultivar HN1 chromosome 5, ASM357369v1, whole genome shotgun sequence genomic window:
- the LOC113279560 gene encoding protein FAR-RED IMPAIRED RESPONSE 1-like → MTTTQRSESMNSVLQKYISYKYDLVLFFEHFERMVDARRYHELTMDFKASQSYPAMTLLVKILKHAAAIYTPAVFELFQKELCRAHDCAVTIISESETMSKYAITPHGKVYDRTVLSEKNIKSIPTQYILKRWTKDVKSGSITGGSNSVGTNDRKVDTVRRYKELCRLHIQLATRASGSEEAYKISLLALSNTLKEVDAKLRGLKVQEDLENQNISPAVDKEINLNASFNVDNYNVRGIKIRPKTTIDTSSVRPKNVLEKAVNSKKKRISKTMESQNNEEIVPAFDFQSQMMSQVFQVPNALVRSISMASTDTVPAPGPPYVMPEILLKQISVIISMSVIIF, encoded by the exons ATGACCACTACCCAACGCAGTGAAAGTATGAACAGTGTGTTACAAAAATATATTAGTTACAAGTATGATTTAGTGCTATTTTTTGAGCATTTTGAAAGAATGGTTGACGCTCGTCGTTATCATGAATTAACAATGGACTTCAAAGCAAGTCAAAGTTACCCTGCAATGACACTTCTAGTGAAGATTTTGAAACATGCTGCGGCCATATATACACCGGCGGTGTTTGAATTATTCCAGAAGGAATTATGTCGAGCTCATGATTGTGCTGTGACCATTATTAGTGAAAGTGAGACTATGAGTAAATATGCAATTACTCCTCATGGAAAAGTGTATGATCGAACT GTTCTCTCTGAAAAGAATATCAAGAGCATTCCTACTCAATACATATTGAAGAGATGGACAAAGGATGTCAAATCTGGGAGTATAACGGGTGGTTCGAATTCAGTGGGCACAAATGATAGAAAAGTAGATACGGTCAGGCGCTACAAAGAGTTATGTAGGTTACATATTCAACTAGCAACACGGGCTTCAGGATCTGAAGAAGCATACAAAATTTCTTTGTTGGCTCTCAGTAATACGTTGAAAGAGGTCGATGCGAAATTGAGGGGACTAAAAGTTCAAGAAGATTTAGAAAACCAAAACATCTCGCCAGCAGTTGAcaaagaaattaatctcaatgcaTCATTTAATGTTGATAATTATAATGTTAGAGGAATTAAGATCCGGCCGAAAACAACAATTGATACTAGCTCTGTAAGACCCAAGAATGTTTTGGAAAAAGCTGTAAATTCAAAAAAGAAGCGGATTAGTAAGACCATGGAATCTCAAAACAATGAAGAAATAGTACCAGCTTTTGATTTCCAAAGCCAAATGATGTCGCAAGTCTTTCAG GTACCCAATGCTTTAGTGAGAAGCATAAGTATGGCTAGTACTGACACAGTACCAGCACCAGGACCTCCATATGTTATGCCGGAAATACTTTTGAAGCAAATATCAGTCATTATTTCTATGAGTGTAATAATTTTCTAA
- the LOC113279561 gene encoding protein FAR1-RELATED SEQUENCE 5-like: protein MEPPPPLENSFSDCHRAGSQIRRRLDFNRDIDLNLSAPEECYDDEKTNPVSFSKRVDFVHSKILKELIPEIGMEFETEDEAFKFYNTYAYNFGFSVRRSTSHSFNDGKLKEKIYVCSAQGTRVKDKRDVNVKKHRAETRFECLARTKISLTQTSKYAIVDFYAYHTHITTTPSKSHLFRSQRRLSTAIITQADMADASEIAPRETMEFLSRQSGGRQNVGIIPVDYKNYLRSKRTRKMETGDTGDEDDLITNIFWADSRMIVDYDYFGDVVSFDTTHRKNKDGRPFAMFVGVNNHRQTIIFGAALLYDETAETFMWLFDTFAETMSGKKPKSIFTDQDAAMAKALASQWPESRHRLCIWHMFQNAAKHLSHEFHKFNDFTKDFTKCVYDYEDEVEFTDAWKNMLAKYNLHNNDWLEGLFSLREKWALVYGRDTFCA, encoded by the exons ATGGAGCCTCCACCTCCTCTAGAG AACTCGTTTTCTGATTGCCACCGTGCTGGATCTCAGATACGTCGTAGATTAGATTTTAATAGAGACATAGATCTAAATTTGTCTGCACCTGAAGAATGCTACGACGATGAAAAGACTAATCCTGTGAGTTTTAGTAAACGTGTTGATTTTGTTCACTCTAAAATACTTAAGGAACTTATTCCGGAAATTGGTATGGAATTTGAGACAGAGGATGAAGCATTTAAGTTTTACAATACATATGCGTACAATTTTGGTTTCAGTGTCAGAAGAAGTACATCACATTCTTTCAATGATGGCAAGCTAAAAGAAAAGATTTATGTCTGTTCGGCTCAAGGTACGCGTGTCAAAGATAAGCGTGATGTTAACGTTAAAAAGCATCGGGCAGAGACCAGATTTGAATGCTTAGCTAGGACTAAAATTAGTTTAACACAAACAAGTAAGTATGCGATTGTCGATTTTTATGCATATCATACGCATATCACCACAACTCCTAGCAAATCCCACTTATTTAGATCTCAGAGGCGTTTGAGTACTGCTATTATAACACAAGCTGATATGGCTGATGCGTCAGAAATTGCTCCTAGAGAAACTATGGAATTTTTAAGTAGACAATCCGGTGGTCGTCAAAATGTTGGAATTATACCCGTGGATTATAAAAATTATCTACGTTCTAAGCGGACGAGGAAAATGGAAACAGGGGATACAGGCG ATGAGGATGATTTGATTACAAATATTTTTTGGGCTGACTCGAGAATGATTGTAGATTATGATTATTTTGGTGATGTGGTAAGTTTCGACACTACGCACAGAAAAAACAAAGACGGAAGACCATTTGCCATGTTTGTTGGAGTAAATAATCACAGACAAACTATTATTTTTGGTGCTGCATTATTATATGATGAGACTGCAGAAACTTTCATGTGGTTGTTCGACACTTTCGCCGAAACTATGTCTGGGAAGAAGCCAAAAAGTATTTTCACCGACCAAGATGCAGCAATGGCTAAAGCATTAGCTTCACAATGGCCAGAATCGCGTCATCGGTTGTGTATTTGGCACATGTTTCAAAATGCTGCCAAACATCTTAGCCATGAGTTTCATAAATTTAATGACTTCACGAAGGATTTCACCAAATGTGTATACGATTATGAGGACGAAGTTGAATTTACTGATGCTTGGAAGAACATGCTCGCAAAATATAATCTCCATAATAATGATTGGTTAGAAGGCTTATTTAGTTTAAGAGAAAAATGGGCATTGGTATATGGGCGAGACACTTTTTGCGCATAA